From Caminibacter mediatlanticus TB-2, the proteins below share one genomic window:
- the gatB gene encoding Asp-tRNA(Asn)/Glu-tRNA(Gln) amidotransferase subunit GatB, with the protein MSYEVVIGLEVHVQLNTKTKIFCSCPTSFGDEPNTNTCPTCLGLPGALPVMNKEAVKKAVMFGKAVNAKINKISTFERKNYFYPDLPKGYQISQFVVPIVENGEIFIDTKDGKKRIGITRAHLEEDAGKNIHDGDVSKVDLNRAGTPLLEIVSEPDMRSSDEAIAYLKKLHAIVKYLGISDANMQEGSFRVDANVSVRPKGQKEFGTRVEIKNINSFKFIKQAIDYEVERHIEAYEYDEYEDEVVQETRLFDSKTGETRSMRGKEESADYRYFPDPDLLPLEVPDEFFDIKIPELPDEKKQRYMQEFKLKEYDAGVLTSEPELAKFFEEMISLGVEPNAANRWLAIELLGRLNKAGLSIENSPVNAKKLSLIAIREKEAVISGAGGKKVLDLLMEEDIEVDEAIEKLGLKQISDESAIEKIVDEVLAANEDKVAEYKSGKEKLFGFFVGQVMKASKGKANPQVVNKLLKSKLS; encoded by the coding sequence ATGAGTTATGAAGTAGTAATAGGGTTAGAAGTTCATGTTCAATTAAACACAAAAACAAAAATTTTTTGTAGTTGTCCAACAAGCTTTGGTGATGAGCCAAATACAAATACTTGTCCTACTTGTCTTGGTCTTCCTGGGGCTTTACCTGTGATGAATAAAGAGGCAGTTAAAAAAGCAGTTATGTTTGGAAAAGCTGTAAATGCTAAAATAAATAAAATTTCAACATTTGAGAGAAAAAACTATTTTTATCCTGACCTTCCAAAAGGGTATCAAATTTCTCAATTTGTAGTGCCTATTGTAGAAAATGGTGAAATTTTTATTGATACAAAAGATGGTAAAAAAAGAATTGGAATTACAAGGGCACATTTAGAAGAAGATGCAGGTAAAAATATTCACGATGGGGATGTAAGTAAAGTTGATTTAAATAGGGCAGGGACTCCTCTTCTTGAAATTGTAAGTGAACCTGACATGAGAAGTAGTGATGAAGCTATTGCTTATCTTAAAAAACTTCATGCTATTGTTAAATATCTTGGAATTAGTGATGCAAATATGCAAGAAGGAAGTTTTAGGGTTGATGCTAATGTTTCTGTTAGACCAAAAGGTCAAAAAGAGTTTGGAACGAGAGTTGAAATTAAAAACATTAACTCATTTAAATTTATAAAACAAGCAATTGATTATGAAGTTGAAAGACATATTGAAGCTTATGAGTATGATGAATATGAAGATGAAGTAGTACAAGAGACAAGACTTTTTGATAGTAAAACGGGTGAGACAAGAAGTATGAGAGGAAAAGAAGAGAGTGCAGATTATAGATATTTCCCAGACCCAGACTTACTTCCTCTTGAAGTACCAGATGAATTTTTTGATATAAAAATTCCAGAACTTCCTGATGAGAAGAAACAAAGATACATGCAAGAATTTAAGCTTAAAGAATATGATGCAGGTGTTTTAACAAGCGAGCCAGAACTTGCTAAATTTTTTGAAGAGATGATTTCTCTTGGAGTAGAACCAAATGCAGCGAATAGATGGCTTGCAATAGAGCTTCTTGGAAGATTAAATAAAGCTGGTTTAAGTATTGAAAATTCACCTGTAAATGCTAAAAAACTTTCACTAATTGCTATTAGAGAAAAAGAAGCAGTTATAAGTGGGGCTGGTGGTAAAAAGGTTTTAGATTTATTAATGGAAGAAGATATTGAAGTAGATGAGGCTATTGAAAAACTTGGACTTAAACAAATAAGTGATGAGAGTGCAATTGAAAAGATTGTAGATGAAGTATTAGCTGCAAATGAAGATAAAGTAGCTGAGTATAAATCTGGAAAAGAAAAGCTATTTGGATTTTTTGTAGGTCAAGTTATGAAAGCAAGTAAAGGAAAAGCTAATCCGCAAGTTGTAAATAAATTATTAAAAAGTAAGCTTTCTTGA